In Sphingopyxis sp. FD7, a single window of DNA contains:
- a CDS encoding undecaprenyl-diphosphate phosphatase, producing the protein MHDLLTVILLGIIEGLTEFLPVSSTGHLILASELLGFTGEGSAAFKIAIQLGAILAVLVAYRARFWTVGTGLLRGEPSAVAFTRNILIGFLPAMLVGAVAYEGIRALLESPATVAVALLVGGVAILAIERMVKLVKVESVEAMPLRTAIAIGAVQCIAMIPGVSRSGATIMGALLMGVERKTAAEFSFFLAVPTMMGATAYSLWKDRAILTVDDVNAIAIGLFVAFLVALVVVKAFVAIVGRFGFAPFAWYRIVIGAGALLWLALK; encoded by the coding sequence ATGCACGACCTCCTTACCGTCATCCTGCTCGGCATCATCGAGGGGCTGACCGAGTTCCTTCCCGTTTCCTCGACGGGGCACCTGATCCTGGCGAGCGAATTGCTGGGGTTCACTGGCGAAGGGTCGGCGGCGTTCAAGATCGCGATTCAGCTCGGCGCGATCCTCGCGGTGCTCGTCGCCTATCGCGCGCGCTTCTGGACGGTCGGCACGGGGCTGCTGCGCGGCGAGCCGTCGGCGGTCGCGTTCACGCGCAATATATTGATCGGCTTCCTGCCTGCGATGCTCGTCGGCGCTGTCGCCTATGAAGGCATCCGCGCGCTGCTCGAATCGCCCGCGACGGTCGCGGTCGCGCTTCTCGTCGGCGGCGTCGCGATCCTGGCGATCGAACGCATGGTCAAGCTGGTCAAGGTCGAAAGCGTCGAGGCGATGCCGCTGCGCACCGCGATCGCCATTGGCGCAGTGCAGTGCATCGCGATGATTCCCGGCGTCAGCCGCTCGGGCGCGACGATCATGGGCGCGTTGCTGATGGGGGTTGAGCGCAAGACGGCGGCCGAGTTCAGCTTCTTTCTCGCGGTGCCGACGATGATGGGCGCGACCGCCTATTCGCTGTGGAAGGATCGCGCGATCCTGACCGTCGACGATGTGAACGCGATCGCGATCGGGCTGTTCGTCGCCTTTCTCGTCGCACTGGTCGTGGTGAAGGCGTTCGTGGCGATCGTCGGGCGGTTCGGATTTGCCCCTTTCGCCTGGTATCGGATCGTCATCGGCGCGGGCGCGCTGCTATGGCTTGCGCTGAAATAG
- a CDS encoding ParB/RepB/Spo0J family partition protein: MTYPIVYALARNCVASPLNVRTESDPDADAELEAMIGQAGFVLQNLIGTAIKRKKDSYSIFGGGRRLARVHALIEKGQLPEDFSVPVMVMPDAKNAIELSLAENQKLPMTAADECTAFKNMIEKEGKTPAQVAARFGKTERFVLGRVRLADLHETIFEALRKGDITLEVAKAYGSTSDTVRQARVFEQYQGSYYKDDVYTIRRELATGCYRGGDPKALLVGRESYVEAGGRIDSDLFSDSASENWIDGDILDRLADEKLAVEAEAIREREGFGEIRALPTTRVSYTELDGLSPVRGEVPPPTEEDEARCAEIEAELTIIAEAANESDDGITDDDEQRYRDLESELRDIQNRPPVLSDDQKASALAFVVLGEDGQPRVHHQIYRTPEAMSETDDSDDDRDDAAPGGASGKPAISQRLADELATMKAELLRVHVASDPRFALDLGTFVMVDAAQRRYGASDLASELRADAAPSRVIGFESGTTAAEEWAKLEAGLDRSWINPYAGVTGRYDAFCALGEEARAAWLGWAIVRTIQAVPAKTTGSDFVDHLGCKLGIDVAAWWRPTAKNYFKRLTKTTILDLFAEIGGSELGQRYGASKKDLLASSAEQLFAGNIIVEADVKEKALAWLPDAMRFEQPVAELANDDVDVESADAAELTVDDDPVGAGDEDEPVADAA; this comes from the coding sequence ATGACATATCCGATCGTATACGCGCTTGCGCGTAACTGCGTCGCTTCCCCGCTGAATGTCCGAACGGAAAGCGACCCCGACGCCGACGCCGAACTGGAAGCGATGATCGGCCAAGCCGGCTTCGTGCTCCAGAACCTGATCGGCACCGCGATCAAGCGCAAGAAGGACAGCTACAGCATTTTCGGTGGCGGCCGGCGTCTCGCGCGGGTTCATGCCCTGATCGAAAAGGGACAGCTCCCGGAAGACTTCAGCGTGCCGGTCATGGTGATGCCGGACGCGAAAAACGCCATCGAGCTCAGCCTCGCTGAAAACCAGAAGCTGCCGATGACCGCCGCCGATGAATGCACGGCCTTCAAGAACATGATCGAGAAGGAAGGCAAAACCCCGGCGCAGGTTGCCGCGCGGTTCGGCAAGACCGAGCGCTTCGTGCTCGGGCGTGTTCGGCTCGCCGATCTTCACGAGACGATCTTCGAAGCGTTGCGCAAGGGCGACATCACGCTCGAGGTCGCCAAGGCTTATGGCAGCACGTCCGACACCGTGCGCCAGGCCCGTGTGTTCGAGCAGTATCAGGGCAGCTATTACAAGGATGATGTCTATACCATCCGGCGCGAACTCGCGACCGGCTGCTATCGGGGCGGCGATCCCAAGGCGCTGCTCGTCGGCCGCGAATCCTATGTCGAGGCTGGTGGACGGATCGACTCTGACCTCTTCTCCGACAGCGCGTCGGAAAACTGGATCGATGGCGACATTCTCGATCGCCTTGCCGATGAAAAGCTTGCGGTCGAGGCCGAAGCGATCCGCGAACGCGAGGGTTTTGGCGAAATCCGTGCATTGCCGACCACGCGCGTCTCATACACAGAGCTTGACGGTCTGAGCCCGGTTCGCGGTGAGGTTCCGCCACCCACGGAAGAGGATGAAGCGCGCTGCGCCGAGATCGAGGCCGAATTGACCATCATCGCCGAAGCCGCGAACGAAAGCGACGACGGCATCACCGATGATGACGAACAGCGTTATCGCGATCTGGAATCCGAACTGCGCGATATTCAGAATCGTCCGCCGGTGTTGTCCGACGACCAGAAGGCCTCGGCGCTCGCCTTCGTCGTCCTCGGCGAGGATGGCCAGCCCCGGGTTCATCATCAGATCTACCGAACCCCCGAAGCGATGAGCGAAACCGATGACTCGGATGATGACCGCGACGATGCGGCTCCTGGCGGAGCATCAGGCAAACCCGCGATCAGCCAGCGGCTCGCTGACGAACTCGCAACGATGAAGGCGGAGCTGCTTCGCGTCCATGTCGCCAGCGACCCGCGGTTCGCGCTCGATCTCGGGACGTTCGTGATGGTCGATGCCGCGCAGCGGCGTTACGGGGCGAGCGATCTCGCAAGCGAGCTCCGGGCCGATGCGGCGCCGTCGCGCGTCATCGGGTTCGAGAGCGGCACGACGGCGGCCGAGGAATGGGCTAAGCTCGAAGCCGGACTCGATCGGAGCTGGATCAACCCTTATGCCGGAGTCACCGGCCGCTACGATGCCTTCTGCGCGCTTGGTGAGGAAGCACGCGCGGCATGGCTCGGCTGGGCAATCGTCCGCACGATCCAGGCCGTGCCCGCCAAGACGACCGGCAGCGATTTCGTCGATCACCTCGGCTGCAAGCTCGGGATCGACGTCGCCGCCTGGTGGCGACCGACCGCGAAGAATTACTTCAAACGGCTGACCAAGACGACGATCCTCGACCTGTTCGCTGAAATCGGCGGCAGCGAACTCGGCCAGCGATACGGCGCCTCGAAGAAGGACCTCCTCGCGTCCTCGGCCGAGCAGCTCTTCGCGGGCAACATCATCGTGGAAGCCGACGTCAAGGAAAAGGCGCTGGCCTGGCTTCCCGACGCGATGCGCTTCGAGCAGCCCGTTGCAGAGCTGGCGAACGACGATGTCGACGTGGAGTCTGCTGATGCCGCCGAACTGACGGTCGACGACGATCCGGTCGGTGCTGGCGACGAGGACGAACCGGTGGCCGACGCGGCCTGA
- a CDS encoding DUF7146 domain-containing protein produces MLRAIRRLDPNALGAKGDGIAKQFELDRWLQKRAFDLWKVGRPINWTIAETYLRNRSIHIALNSLRFCDRTPLGKGKAARFRPAMLAAVTDDSGLLAVQRTFLDARGRRARDLRHPRRLLGHPCGGAVRLAPATETLGIAEGVETAVSAMILLGIPVWATLGNERLPHVAIPKSVNRLILLPDNDNAGRLAVPPATEAHTAPGRQIDTIWPWHGRNDWNDVLREGGKGVGDWRRRVA; encoded by the coding sequence GTGCTGCGCGCCATTCGGCGGCTCGATCCGAATGCCTTGGGCGCAAAGGGCGATGGAATCGCCAAGCAGTTCGAGCTCGACCGATGGCTGCAAAAGCGCGCCTTCGATCTTTGGAAGGTCGGACGGCCGATAAATTGGACTATCGCCGAGACCTACCTACGCAATCGGTCGATTCACATCGCGCTCAATTCTTTGCGCTTCTGCGACCGAACTCCGCTCGGCAAGGGCAAGGCGGCACGGTTTCGCCCGGCGATGCTCGCCGCCGTCACCGACGATTCCGGTCTGCTCGCCGTCCAGAGGACCTTTCTCGATGCCCGCGGGCGGCGTGCACGCGACCTTCGCCACCCTCGCCGCCTGCTAGGCCACCCCTGCGGCGGTGCCGTACGGCTCGCACCAGCAACCGAAACTCTCGGCATTGCCGAAGGCGTCGAGACGGCGGTCTCGGCGATGATACTGCTCGGCATCCCGGTCTGGGCGACGCTCGGCAATGAACGCCTCCCCCATGTTGCCATCCCGAAATCCGTGAACCGCCTCATCCTGCTCCCCGACAATGACAATGCGGGACGCCTCGCCGTGCCGCCTGCAACCGAGGCCCATACGGCACCCGGACGGCAGATCGACACGATCTGGCCGTGGCACGGTCGGAACGACTGGAACGATGTCCTACGGGAAGGAGGGAAGGGGGTGGGGGACTGGCGGCGCCGAGTGGCCTGA
- a CDS encoding complex I NDUFA9 subunit family protein, giving the protein MQTFDGQLITVLGGGGFLGRYVVQRLLTRGARVRVAQRDPRAATFLKPLGGLGQTQFVAADVRDAASVARAVQGSDAVINLVGAFDDMRAVQADGAGHVATAAKAAGAGALVHVSAIGADRESASAYGRSKGDGEAAVRAAFAEAAILRPSIIFGREDHFINRFAGMMRVTPIMPVIAPQAKFQPVYVGDVADAVVAALAGTATDKLFELGGPQVLTMRELLRWIADATRRSPLFVDVPDGLASALANGFGWLPGAPITSDQWLMLQHDNVVADGAAGLAELGITPTALASVADGWLVQYRRHGRFAVETTA; this is encoded by the coding sequence ATGCAGACTTTCGACGGGCAATTGATCACGGTGCTGGGCGGCGGCGGTTTCCTCGGCCGCTATGTCGTGCAGCGGCTGCTGACGCGCGGCGCACGCGTCCGCGTCGCCCAGCGCGACCCGCGCGCGGCGACCTTCCTGAAGCCGCTGGGCGGGCTGGGCCAGACACAGTTCGTCGCCGCCGACGTCCGCGACGCGGCGAGCGTGGCGCGCGCGGTGCAGGGCAGCGACGCGGTGATCAACCTCGTCGGCGCGTTCGACGATATGCGCGCGGTGCAGGCCGATGGCGCGGGCCATGTCGCCACGGCGGCAAAGGCGGCGGGCGCGGGCGCGCTGGTCCATGTTTCGGCGATCGGCGCCGATCGCGAAAGCGCCTCCGCCTATGGCCGCAGCAAAGGCGACGGCGAGGCCGCAGTGCGCGCAGCCTTTGCCGAGGCGGCCATCCTGCGCCCCTCGATCATCTTTGGCCGCGAAGACCATTTCATCAACCGCTTTGCCGGGATGATGCGCGTCACGCCGATCATGCCGGTGATCGCACCGCAAGCGAAGTTCCAGCCGGTCTATGTCGGCGACGTCGCCGACGCGGTCGTCGCCGCGCTCGCCGGCACGGCCACCGACAAGCTGTTCGAGCTCGGCGGACCGCAGGTGCTGACGATGCGCGAACTGCTACGCTGGATCGCCGATGCGACGCGGCGCTCGCCGTTGTTCGTCGATGTGCCCGATGGTCTGGCCTCGGCGCTCGCGAACGGCTTCGGATGGCTACCGGGCGCGCCGATCACATCCGATCAATGGCTGATGCTCCAGCATGACAATGTCGTGGCGGACGGCGCGGCGGGCCTCGCCGAGCTTGGCATCACGCCCACCGCCCTCGCATCGGTCGCCGACGGCTGGCTGGTGCAATATCGCCGCCACGGCCGGTTCGCGGTCGAAACCACGGCCTGA
- a CDS encoding site-specific integrase — MLKLHDELIAELSNLLTTQNYNPVVVANHRLYARAFLDYLAECDVQVETVTPAQVDQYLAYAVRDFEAQYGRPPCARWQMLPRTSINKLLRLAQGKWPPEPEMTEPETAYRQAICCEYEAWLRDERGLASASISALLWEARNFLRWQFERGGAASLDTLSIGEVDLYMDMRAPGLRRKSLADVAERLRSVVRYLHRTRRIPMDLTPHIIGPMLYAYEDVPSTLDRRQIAAVLAATKKDGSPRGLRDFAVLQLLATYGLREGEICRLRLEDVNWRGEALRIRHTKTNAYSYLPLLAPVGEALLDYLRNGRPQVEGREIFIRSCAPYIAMTNLYGMIRGRLSAAGVEPPGKRGAHVFRHARAVELLRASVPQKIIGDVLGHRSTESTNAYLKLATDDLRAVALDVPGSEVLP, encoded by the coding sequence ATGTTGAAATTGCACGACGAGTTGATCGCCGAACTCTCGAATTTGCTCACGACGCAGAATTATAACCCGGTGGTCGTAGCGAACCATCGCCTCTACGCCCGCGCGTTTCTCGATTATCTGGCCGAGTGCGACGTGCAGGTGGAAACTGTGACGCCGGCGCAGGTCGATCAGTATCTTGCCTATGCAGTTCGGGATTTCGAAGCCCAGTACGGGCGGCCTCCCTGTGCGCGCTGGCAGATGTTGCCCCGCACGTCGATCAACAAACTGCTCCGGCTCGCCCAAGGCAAATGGCCGCCCGAGCCGGAGATGACCGAACCGGAGACCGCGTATCGGCAGGCGATCTGCTGCGAATACGAGGCATGGCTGCGCGACGAGCGCGGTCTGGCAAGCGCTTCCATCTCGGCGCTTCTGTGGGAGGCACGGAACTTCCTGCGATGGCAGTTCGAACGGGGCGGGGCTGCCAGCCTCGACACGTTGAGCATCGGGGAGGTCGATCTCTACATGGACATGCGCGCCCCTGGATTACGGCGCAAATCATTGGCCGATGTCGCTGAGCGGCTCCGGTCGGTGGTGCGCTATCTGCATCGGACGAGGCGCATCCCGATGGATCTCACGCCGCACATCATCGGCCCCATGCTCTACGCCTATGAAGACGTGCCCTCGACGCTGGACAGGCGCCAAATCGCCGCGGTGCTGGCGGCGACGAAGAAGGATGGATCGCCGCGGGGACTGCGCGATTTTGCGGTACTTCAACTGCTTGCCACATATGGGTTGCGCGAAGGTGAGATCTGTCGCCTTCGGCTTGAAGACGTGAATTGGCGCGGAGAAGCCCTGCGTATCCGTCACACCAAGACCAATGCGTACTCCTACTTGCCGCTATTGGCGCCGGTTGGTGAGGCGCTCCTCGACTATCTGCGTAATGGGCGCCCCCAGGTTGAGGGGCGGGAAATCTTCATCCGGTCCTGCGCGCCCTATATCGCAATGACAAACCTGTATGGCATGATCCGCGGGCGGTTGTCAGCCGCTGGCGTCGAGCCGCCGGGAAAGCGAGGGGCGCATGTCTTCCGCCACGCGCGAGCGGTCGAACTACTGCGGGCGTCGGTCCCGCAAAAGATCATCGGCGACGTGCTCGGACATCGATCCACCGAATCCACCAACGCCTATCTCAAGCTGGCGACAGATGATCTCCGAGCCGTGGCGCTCGACGTGCCCGGATCGGAGGTGCTGCCATGA
- a CDS encoding helix-turn-helix domain-containing protein: MQDLDLSRSEIVFMEPLTVRIPTAVELTGLSRSRIYELIVSGDLEVVKVGRSTLVLYTSLKALIGR; the protein is encoded by the coding sequence ATGCAGGATCTCGATTTGTCACGGTCCGAAATCGTCTTCATGGAGCCATTGACCGTGCGAATTCCGACCGCAGTCGAGCTGACAGGGCTCAGCCGGTCGAGAATTTACGAGTTGATCGTGTCCGGCGACCTTGAGGTCGTCAAAGTCGGCCGGTCCACGTTGGTTCTTTATACGAGTCTCAAGGCCCTGATCGGCCGCTAG
- a CDS encoding strawberry notch-like NTP hydrolase domain-containing protein, with the protein MTFPIFKLADTQYSGAREKCERLHGVARALQTRLADPQSVTRSLLKGLMSEAFCGSDADGHWSMRDAYDALEAAQASNMLSLDEGQNPDCAPEDAFSAILAFEKALPTQTYRSEHQVEMQQFSTPAALGWLATRAAAITADNHVLEPSAGTGMLAARAIAAGASVTLNERDPCRAALLALVTNADVTTHDAEFINDRLPPDVRPTVVLINPPFSRSEGRGEDRHAGARHLRSALLRLADGGRCVAIMSPAFAHDGSGARGYVSVAEISRPRVEITILGRPYVKHGTGIAVRLIVFDKGWIGETERHTVDTIEAALPIVLALPPRLHPSDKPPPASPAVIPFRPALKSASGSLFSGLASPKVMAPSRIAAKDDPAEPLAYSVRDAPLPVGDPVGIYAPWRLARIDIPGATPHPDNLVESLAMASVLPPMPQYRPLLQKRASSALSDAQLEAIIYAGDAFSRDLPGRFVPNEAGDQLREDADGHAYRMGFFIGDGTGVGKGREGAAIIRDQWNCGNRRAVWISRGATLLEDARRDWTALGGLPIDIQPLDAFPIGQPIGMASGILFLTYATLRSQRHDQCSRLQQILQWTEGTFEGVILFDESHSMGNAAGTKDEYRQAKGSEQGLAGVRLQNALPRARVVYESATGATKPENLSYASRLGLWGPGTAFVNRDAFLAAMTDGGIAAMEIVARDLKSMGLYTARALSFAGVEYDPLEHRLTLDQIEIYDAYADAWAILCAAAHKIAYREVAIM; encoded by the coding sequence ATGACTTTTCCGATTTTCAAACTCGCCGACACTCAATATTCCGGCGCCCGGGAAAAGTGCGAACGCCTCCACGGCGTTGCGCGAGCGCTGCAAACCCGGCTCGCCGACCCGCAATCGGTAACGCGTTCGCTCCTCAAAGGGCTCATGTCGGAGGCGTTCTGTGGCTCCGATGCCGACGGACACTGGTCGATGCGCGACGCCTATGACGCGCTCGAAGCGGCGCAGGCTTCGAACATGCTGTCGCTCGATGAAGGCCAAAACCCGGACTGCGCGCCGGAGGATGCCTTCTCGGCCATTCTCGCCTTCGAGAAGGCGCTGCCAACCCAGACCTATCGCAGCGAACACCAGGTCGAGATGCAGCAGTTCAGCACGCCAGCCGCACTCGGCTGGCTAGCGACGCGTGCAGCGGCGATTACGGCCGACAACCATGTGCTCGAACCGTCGGCGGGCACCGGCATGCTCGCAGCGCGCGCGATCGCCGCCGGAGCCTCCGTAACCCTCAACGAACGCGATCCCTGCCGCGCCGCGCTGCTCGCTCTCGTGACGAACGCCGACGTCACCACGCACGATGCCGAGTTCATCAACGACCGGCTGCCGCCGGATGTTCGGCCCACCGTCGTCCTGATCAATCCGCCTTTCAGCCGCAGCGAAGGCCGCGGCGAGGATCGCCACGCCGGTGCCCGCCACCTTCGCTCCGCGTTGCTCCGCCTCGCCGACGGCGGACGCTGCGTCGCAATCATGTCGCCGGCCTTTGCTCATGACGGCAGCGGCGCCCGCGGCTATGTCTCGGTCGCCGAGATCTCTCGTCCGCGCGTCGAGATTACCATTCTCGGCCGCCCGTACGTCAAGCATGGGACCGGCATCGCCGTTCGGCTGATCGTCTTCGACAAGGGCTGGATCGGCGAGACCGAACGCCACACGGTCGATACGATCGAGGCGGCGTTGCCCATCGTGCTTGCGCTCCCGCCCCGGTTGCACCCATCCGACAAACCGCCCCCCGCCTCGCCGGCGGTGATCCCGTTCCGTCCGGCGCTCAAATCCGCGTCGGGATCGCTCTTTTCCGGGCTCGCGAGCCCCAAGGTCATGGCGCCGTCGCGGATCGCCGCCAAGGACGATCCGGCCGAACCGCTCGCTTACTCTGTTCGTGACGCGCCGCTACCGGTCGGTGATCCCGTCGGCATCTACGCGCCCTGGCGCCTCGCCCGGATAGATATTCCGGGCGCGACGCCTCATCCCGACAATCTTGTTGAATCGCTGGCCATGGCGTCGGTACTGCCGCCGATGCCGCAGTATCGCCCGCTCTTACAGAAGCGGGCGAGCAGCGCACTGTCCGATGCTCAGCTCGAAGCGATCATCTATGCTGGCGATGCTTTCTCACGCGACCTGCCGGGCCGGTTCGTGCCCAATGAAGCAGGCGACCAGCTGCGCGAGGATGCGGACGGCCATGCTTATCGCATGGGCTTCTTCATTGGCGACGGCACCGGCGTCGGCAAGGGGCGCGAGGGCGCCGCGATCATTCGAGACCAGTGGAACTGCGGCAACCGCCGCGCCGTCTGGATTTCGAGGGGCGCGACGCTACTCGAGGATGCGCGCCGCGACTGGACCGCGCTCGGTGGCCTCCCGATCGACATCCAGCCGCTCGACGCATTCCCGATCGGGCAGCCGATCGGCATGGCGAGCGGCATCCTCTTCCTCACCTATGCGACGCTCCGCTCGCAGCGTCACGATCAATGCTCACGTCTCCAGCAGATCCTCCAGTGGACGGAAGGCACTTTCGAGGGCGTGATCCTGTTCGACGAATCCCATTCGATGGGCAATGCGGCGGGCACCAAGGACGAATATCGCCAGGCCAAGGGGTCTGAACAGGGATTGGCCGGAGTGCGCCTGCAGAACGCACTGCCGCGCGCCCGGGTGGTCTATGAATCGGCCACCGGCGCCACCAAGCCCGAGAATCTGAGCTATGCCTCGCGGCTCGGGCTTTGGGGGCCCGGCACGGCCTTCGTGAACCGCGACGCTTTTCTCGCTGCGATGACCGACGGCGGTATCGCGGCGATGGAAATCGTCGCCCGCGACCTCAAATCCATGGGTCTCTACACGGCGCGTGCGCTCAGTTTCGCCGGCGTCGAATATGACCCGCTCGAGCATCGGCTGACGCTCGACCAGATCGAGATCTACGACGCCTATGCCGACGCATGGGCGATTTTATGCGCAGCTGCGCATAAGATCGCTTATCGCGAGGTCGCGATAATGTGA
- a CDS encoding tyrosine-type recombinase/integrase — MSLTHIQISNAKPKEKAYKLADADALYLVVRPSGAKVWRMNYRYLDRQKTLYFGSWPDVGIASARELRDEARKKLIAGLDPAAEKKVARITQKIAQDNTFKAIAEEWLVKIEREERAPVTLRKVRWLLDIAEPMIGSRPISKLTAQEILAVLRKVEANGRYESARRMRSVISRVFRYAIATARADRDLAADLRGALITPKVKHHAAITAPKDVGALLRAIDGYTGHELTAVALRLTPHLFVRPGELRQAEWAEIDYDDAVWSIPAEKMKMRRSLCVPLSRQVLAMLEELRALTGHGKYLFPSFRTPRRCMSENTVSAALRRLGYSREEMTAHGFRATAATLLNQMGMWHPDAIERQLAHLDANATRRVYTRGEYWDERVRMMQHWSDYLDELRDGAQILRPAFGKSATSTA, encoded by the coding sequence ATGTCGCTTACCCACATCCAGATTTCAAACGCTAAACCCAAGGAAAAAGCCTATAAATTGGCTGACGCCGACGCCCTGTACCTTGTGGTCAGGCCGAGCGGCGCAAAAGTCTGGCGAATGAACTATCGCTATCTCGATCGGCAAAAGACGCTCTATTTCGGGTCGTGGCCCGATGTCGGCATCGCGTCCGCTCGCGAATTGCGTGACGAGGCACGCAAGAAGCTCATCGCCGGGCTTGATCCCGCGGCGGAGAAGAAGGTCGCGCGGATCACCCAGAAGATCGCGCAGGACAACACGTTCAAGGCCATCGCCGAGGAATGGCTGGTGAAAATCGAACGAGAAGAGCGCGCGCCAGTCACGCTTCGGAAGGTACGATGGCTCCTCGACATCGCCGAACCGATGATCGGCAGTCGCCCGATATCGAAACTCACCGCGCAGGAAATCCTGGCCGTTCTCCGTAAAGTCGAGGCGAACGGCCGATATGAAAGCGCGCGGCGCATGCGGAGCGTGATTAGCCGAGTGTTCCGCTACGCCATTGCGACCGCCAGAGCCGACCGCGATCTCGCGGCCGATCTCCGCGGTGCGCTGATCACTCCGAAGGTGAAGCACCACGCCGCCATCACGGCCCCGAAGGACGTCGGCGCGCTGCTCCGCGCTATCGATGGTTACACTGGCCACGAACTCACCGCGGTCGCGCTTCGATTGACGCCGCACCTTTTCGTCAGACCGGGCGAACTGCGCCAGGCAGAATGGGCGGAGATTGATTACGATGATGCCGTCTGGTCGATCCCAGCCGAGAAGATGAAAATGCGCCGCTCGCTCTGCGTCCCCCTGTCACGGCAAGTTCTTGCGATGCTTGAAGAGCTCCGCGCCCTTACCGGCCATGGGAAATATCTCTTCCCGTCCTTTCGGACGCCCCGCCGTTGCATGTCGGAGAATACTGTCAGCGCCGCGCTTCGGCGGCTGGGCTACAGCCGTGAAGAGATGACGGCTCATGGATTCCGCGCGACGGCCGCCACTCTCCTCAACCAGATGGGAATGTGGCACCCGGATGCGATCGAAAGGCAACTGGCACATCTAGATGCCAATGCGACGCGCCGGGTCTACACCCGGGGCGAATATTGGGATGAACGTGTTCGCATGATGCAGCATTGGTCCGACTATCTCGACGAACTGCGCGATGGTGCGCAAATTCTCCGCCCTGCCTTCGGCAAAAGTGCAACCTCGACCGCCTAG
- a CDS encoding tyrosine-type recombinase/integrase yields MSAWHDPDRTVIDAFLEKSQFRQGSRPTYRWFLRSFENVAQRHPAVDRQMLEVWLKEMEKRWRMSTLLNQVCIVDRFLDHLVEIGLIPDQPVAVLRRQYNVKQSKPIWRALASPNPDGALAALRRPAPFGSMLGDFMREHVALMRSRGYQYETQAHWLLRFDRFLQATPELTGASLETMLARWATAKPTRNHAAECQKLGRLLTKARYRLDPSIPPKRFNARPEREVAREHRRPHIFSPADVRQMLDVARSYPSPDAPLRPMVLYTMVVLAYCAGLRRSELAGLDLGDVDLQSDTITVRETKFYKTRILPLTGSVMAELRAYIDARRRAGAPQDPRSGLFWHEHFNDRYTPVTVSTMITNVMRRAGFKAPTGRTGPRVHDLRHSMVVNRILQWYRSGVNPQDKLRFLSTYMGHRDINSTLVYITVTQDLLQEASERFRTVGARCLTMEARS; encoded by the coding sequence ATGAGCGCCTGGCACGATCCCGATCGCACCGTCATCGACGCCTTCCTGGAAAAATCCCAGTTCCGGCAGGGAAGCAGGCCGACTTATCGCTGGTTCCTTCGCAGCTTCGAGAATGTAGCCCAGCGTCATCCGGCGGTCGACCGGCAGATGCTCGAAGTCTGGCTGAAGGAAATGGAAAAACGTTGGCGAATGTCGACGCTGCTCAACCAGGTCTGCATTGTCGATCGCTTCCTCGACCACCTCGTCGAAATCGGGCTGATCCCAGATCAGCCCGTTGCCGTGCTTCGCCGTCAATACAACGTCAAACAAAGCAAGCCGATCTGGCGAGCGCTGGCTTCCCCAAATCCCGACGGAGCCCTGGCCGCATTGCGACGCCCCGCGCCCTTCGGCAGCATGCTGGGGGACTTCATGCGTGAGCATGTCGCGTTGATGCGGAGCCGGGGGTATCAGTATGAGACTCAGGCTCACTGGTTATTGCGGTTCGATCGGTTCCTCCAGGCGACCCCGGAACTGACAGGGGCATCGCTTGAGACGATGCTGGCGCGCTGGGCAACTGCCAAGCCGACCCGCAATCACGCGGCTGAATGCCAGAAGCTCGGGCGCCTCCTGACCAAGGCGCGGTATCGCCTTGATCCCAGCATCCCACCGAAACGCTTCAACGCCCGTCCCGAACGAGAAGTGGCACGAGAGCATCGACGACCGCATATCTTCAGCCCGGCCGACGTTCGGCAGATGCTCGACGTTGCCCGCTCCTATCCGTCGCCGGACGCGCCGCTGCGGCCGATGGTTCTCTACACCATGGTGGTTCTGGCCTATTGTGCCGGACTGCGCCGTAGTGAACTCGCCGGGCTCGATCTGGGTGACGTCGATCTTCAATCAGACACGATCACAGTGCGGGAAACGAAGTTCTACAAGACCAGGATATTGCCGCTAACCGGCAGCGTCATGGCCGAATTACGGGCCTATATCGATGCAAGGCGGCGCGCCGGCGCCCCACAGGATCCTCGGTCCGGGCTCTTCTGGCACGAGCACTTCAATGATCGCTATACCCCGGTGACGGTCTCAACGATGATCACCAACGTCATGCGCCGTGCCGGGTTCAAGGCCCCGACCGGGCGGACGGGGCCGCGTGTTCATGACCTGCGCCACTCGATGGTCGTGAACCGGATCCTTCAATGGTATCGATCCGGCGTCAATCCGCAGGACAAACTGCGCTTCCTCTCCACCTACATGGGCCACCGGGACATCAACTCCACGCTGGTCTACATCACCGTCACGCAGGACCTGCTGCAGGAAGCAAGCGAGCGGTTCCGGACCGTCGGCGCCCGATGCCTCACGATGGAGGCGCGGTCATGA